DNA sequence from the Lycium barbarum isolate Lr01 chromosome 5, ASM1917538v2, whole genome shotgun sequence genome:
aatccaagccatacacgaaattaccccaaaatcccttactttccataattcttcaaaacatcgaaaattcacgacgaacattctaactcgcgtcgtttcattccgaattcattaacatcattataaattcatatttaaagtctttagcactctaaatatacaatgatatacataatgataccgaaggtatacgctttccgataatatccgaaatcattttccaacgccaatttaattcatcaatcaatcatttacgacacaaggatcacaacaacacattataccaactaaacaagatcaattcacctcactttcttctccctatggctcacggccaacacacaatatacacacacacccacggctttctatttacatcaaagttacgggattctcctctattcccaatctttaacatattcatatcaattctataacattaaaggggcaaaattcttgccttttcttgaaaacccgacttgtcgtaaacgaggttcttgtgtcaaactaattataccccgttgaagagggccttgagtacttcacaacgaTGTAagagttgagatttttggatcaataaacaagcttggatatttttctttttctctattttctccttcggccgagagccctattggcttggtgttcttcaatttttgatCTTGAAAGATACtaagtgttgttgatatatatccacataattgatcatgtgctatgcacatgatcactaaggaagaggcttgggccttgtacatggccggccacttccattctttgggcctcaattttgttttgcatttttccttggcccaattcataaaatgtcccgttttgtaattcccgaaactaatttccgaaattccaaatttaccctcggccttccccgaggtcttgacattaatgattccataaccaacatggtcatattcacaaaaatcaaaatatttccttataacacataaatcgtaattatttctcgatttccaattatacgaaaacacgggacataacagaattGAATTGTGGGATTCCATGTATAACCTTGCATCAGACACGACTCTTCCTTGTCTTGTTGGTGGAGATTTTAATGTCATTGTGGATGAGGAGGAGAAATATGGTGGCTTACCTGTAACCTTAAATGAAGTGAAGGATTTCAGACATTGTAATCACACTTGTAACATTACTGACTTGGGTTATAAAGGAAGCATCttcacctggtggaatggaaGGGCTTTAGATGAATGTGTGTTCAAGAGGTTAGATAGATGCTTGGGAAATTTTAAATTTCAGCAACTTTTTCCAGGCCGGGAAGTTAGTCACTTAATCAAGCTGGGGTCTGATCATTCTCCACCTCTGGTAGAATGTAAACAGGAGGGTCAGCAATTTAAGAAGTCCTTTAAGTTCTTAAATTTTTGGACAAAACATGTAGAATTTCTATAGGTTGTGAAGGATAATTGGAAGACAGATGTGGTGGCCAATTCTTTCATTACCTTTAATGTCAAGCTTAAAAAGGTGTTGTCTCAGTGGAGTAAAACAACTTATGGTGACTTTTTCCATACTATCACTAATCTTGAAGAAGTCATCAAAACTCATGAGGCACTGTTTGAGGCAGATCCTTCTCATGCCAATAGGGAGAAACTTCAAAAAGTGCAAGCTGAGATGACAAGAGCATTGCATATAGAGGAGGAATATTGGAAGCAAAAATCTGGCATGACCTGGTTCCAAGATTGTGATAAAAATTCTAAATTCTTTCATGCACATGTTAAAGGAAGGAGGAAAATGCTGCAGTTGAAAAGAATACAGAACTATCAGGGTCAATGGCTAGAGACTGAACATGAAATTATTGAGGAGGCTGTTAGGTTCTACCAAGCTTAATTTCATGAAACAGTGGTTCCTACTCAGTTTGACATCTTGAAGCTTATACCTAGCATGGTCACAGATGAATAGAATGAAGAGTTGACTGCTGATCCTACCATGGAAGAAGTCAAGTATGCAGTTTTTGGCCTGAATAATGCAAGTGCTGGAAAGCCTGATGGTTTTACAGGCATTTTCTTTCAAACATGTTGGGACATTATTGGAGGGGATATATTCAGCATGGTGTGGGATTTTTTCAGAGGACATGAACTTCCAAGGTACATAACTCACACAAATCTGCTACTTTTGCCTAAGAAGCAAGATGTTTACACATTTGGTGACATGAGACTAATAAGTTTGAGCAACTTTGTTAATAAGATTTTCTCTAGAGTTATACATGAAAGGATGGTTCACCTACTGCTTGAATTGATTTCCCAGAATCATGTAGGATTTGTGAGGGGTAGGAGTATAGTAGAGAATATTTTGTTGACATAAGAGAGTATTACTGATATCAGACTCAGAACCAAGAAAAGGAATCAGGTTGTGCCTAATGTAGTGACGAAACTTGATATGACAAAAGCCTATGATAGGCTGTCATGGATATTTCTCACAAATGTGATGAGGAAAATGGGATTTTGTGAGACGTTCATCAGTTTCATATATGAATTAGTTGGGAACAACTGGTATTCTGTGCTTATCAATGGCCAAccacatggtttctttcattcaacTAGGGGTGTTAAGCAGGGTGACCCATTGTCTCCTACACTATTCATCATAGCAGCTGAAGTGCTGTCAAGGGCATTAAATTCGTTGCATAATAACTTGTGGTTTACAGGTTTTGGATTGCCTATGTGGAGTCCAAAAATCAATCATCTTGcctatgcagatgataccatcatTTTCTCATCATCATGTGAGATTTCACTTGGCTTGATCATGAAGGTGTTGTCTGAATATGAAGTAGCTTCAGGACAGTTAATTAACAAAGCAAAGAGTTCTGTGTACTTACATGATAGGGTGGAAGAGGAGGTATTTCAAACGGTGGAAAGGGTAACTGGTATTTCTAGGAAGGAGTTTCCTCTGATGTACCTTGGCTGCCCTATATATTACAGCAAGAGCAAAATGGCATTCTACTCAGAACTCCTTGCAAAGGTAATAAATAGGCTGCAGAGTTGGAAAGGAAAACTTTTGTCCTTTGGAGGAAGGGCAATTCTCCTACGCAATGTTCTGCAGGCAATGCCTATGCACCTGTTGGCAGCGGTTGATCCTCCATCATTTGTTATTGACAAGTTGCACAAGATCTTTGCTCACTTTTACTGGAGTAACAATATAGGAGAAAGTGGCAGGCATTGGGCAAAATGGAAAAAGTTTTGTCTGCCTGTGCAGGAAGGAGGATTAGGATTTAGATCACTTGCAGACATGTCAATGGCTTTGTTTGctaagttatggtggaatttcagGACTAAACCATCCTTATGGAGTGCCTTCATGAGCAACAAAGATGTAAAGAAGAATAATCCAATCCTAGTCCCTTGGAAAGAAGGATCTCatatatggaggaaaatgttgcaGGCTAGGGATCTGATGGATCATCAAATTTTGTGGCAGCTGAGAATAGGTTCTTCATTATTCTGGTTTGATAACTAGTccggactgtcacgacccaacctaggacCATGACAAGTGACCGAACTCACCCTGCCCGATGGCTCAATGTATACTACTTATACTCAAATGTGGCGTTCAAtaggatcctttttttttttgcataactATGCCTGAAAATTTAAATCCAAATGCTGAAGTCAACACGTAATTTAAAACGTCTCAAAGCGTgttacatacatacacacacgcacacataagcatatatatatacatgacataAGACAAAGCCAGCTGAACTGGCTGCCACCACTTTTGTACAACAACGTAGCGACCAACAAAACCAAATAGTACCCATAACACCCACGCTGTTCGTAGACTTCTAAAGAGTACGACCtgcaaaatatgtacacaaaattataccaaaactaGAACAGCCTCCGGAGCAAGTGGAGTTGTCTAACTCCTAGCGCTGACTCCCCCTAAGTAGCCAGATCGCCGGGTCGCGCCcctgtacatgcgggcatgaaacgcagcccccgaaggaaagggggtcagtacggagtatgtactgaatatgtaaagcgatAACAAATCATATTCCGGAAAAATGCGACAGCGAACAAGTTTAGGGACCAAACTATAAGTAGTCTAAAACAAAAGGCAGAAGCCACAATCACACCCAATACCTGCGGTTTTCGCTGAAAGGAACATAAATGTATAAACAAAGTCCCGGAATAGTCTTTAAGTAGACAATGTAATCCAACCAacctttcaaaataagtaatgcaCACTAACACATTTTCTATAAATAAATAATGCAAcacaacacacgtgccgcttccgacacaatatcaataatagccccttcgggcagccacttccggctcaatatcaataatagccccttcgggcagccgcttccggctcagtatcaataatagccccttcgggcataataataatgatgactgtcccttcgggcataataataatgataaagtaaacataagtagtaaatgaaatgaaatagtaaaacctcgcacccctttcggtgtggttttggaaagtctaaatattaaaatctcacacccccgtcagagtggttttgaaaatcaatttttttatttcattgtacAAAACTAGTTCTTTTAAAATCATTAGTGAACTACAAacgcgtttcagaagccattttttggaaaaccgaagcaacaATTTTATTAGAAATGTTGTTACACTACAAAATATATTATAGAGCGTGATGAGGTAGTCAAAAACCTGTCTTTTGGTAGTAGGGACAACAGCCAAAAAGTTTCCTATAACTATCGTACAAAATGAGTCAAATGGAGCAATACAAAAGGTCTCGAgcattgtgggcccacctcgggtcaagtcaaggTGGCGTGCATATCTTACAAACATTTGACTTTATGGGGTCATCCGTGGAAGTTTCAAAGCGATCTTCTCACATTTGCGCAATTTATGGATGTTTGAAAAGTTTTCCAACAAAGTGTAAGAATTAT
Encoded proteins:
- the LOC132639400 gene encoding uncharacterized protein LOC132639400, with the translated sequence MYNLASDTTLPCLVGGDFNVIVDEEEKYGGLPVTLNEVKDFRHCNHTCNITDLGYKGSIFTWWNGRALDECVFKRLDRCLGNFKFQQLFPGREVSHLIKLGSDHSPPLVVKDNWKTDVVANSFITFNVKLKKVLSQWSKTTYGDFFHTITNLEEVIKTHEALFEADPSHANREKLQKVQAEMTRALHIEEEYWKQKSGMTWFQDCDKNSKFFHAHVKGRRKMLQLKRIQNYQGQWLETEHEIIEEAVRFYQA